The genomic region TCTGCCCTCCCTcaaaatctctccaattttgggaaattaaaaatgagaggttATCTGTAGGGATGATGttaaataatatcttatttGCCATTTTGATTCCCATttgtaaattaattattaatatgttCCTTTTTCAATATGATCCTTCAAACCCTTTTACAAGAGTGTTCCTTTGGGTTCTCACAAGGCACATGATTTGGTAATAAGAATAATACCACATCCAAAACATTTTGgcaacaaattttattgtagcattatttttatttttgttgaattaaaatTCTTGTGATTCTCAAGTCAAGGTGTTCAATAATTTTACTTGGATGATTAAAATATGttagtttaatatatatatatatatatatatatatatatatatttacacaagTGAGGGTGATCTTATGACCACACCGAGTTAAATATGGGGATGCCCTTGTTTCCAAGAGGAGATCATGCCACATCTGCACCTGTCCACAACTTCAATCTAGAAAAACCaagataaaatgtttatttttattcaatagaaAGTGACCGATAATATCAAATATACTATTTTGCAAGGCCACGcgtacaaaaatattttactagaCAATCTCATAAAAGATGACTAGAAACAACCACAAACGTCTCACAAAGATAACGCATATTTTTATTCTCTTGTTGGAGAGGCGGTGCACCAGTTGTTGTATCAGTACAAGTTTCAGCATTAGTCATGCAACTATCAGATGCAACAATTACCGTTTCGTAGTCATGAGCTTTCAACGCAGTTTTTGCATCTTCTGTTTCACTAATAGTAATATCATACATTTCGAGGCAAACATCTAAATGCTTTTTCAATTCGGGGTCAGCAGTCTTGATGAGTGAGTGAATAAGGGCAAGGGTTTTATTAGCAGCAACATCTACCAAGTGAATTGAAATATTGGTAAGGCCAACAAGATCGACAAAGGGTGTATGAGGATCAGATTTGAGGGCTTGCAAACAGAAAGGAGGGTCTTCGTGAGAAGAGCAAATCTCTTTAAGCACATTTTCCGATGCCTTCACGCTTAGCCGACCATATGTTGGGCAAATCCCTGGGATCGCtagcaaaagagagaaaaagaaggagaCACAAAAAGAAGGGGCCATTTCTGTCATCCTTCACTAACACCAattgtttaatttgatttattga from Castanea sativa cultivar Marrone di Chiusa Pesio chromosome 11, ASM4071231v1 harbors:
- the LOC142616670 gene encoding pectinesterase inhibitor-like, with translation MAPSFCVSFFFSLLLAIPGICPTYGRLSVKASENVLKEICSSHEDPPFCLQALKSDPHTPFVDLVGLTNISIHLVDVAANKTLALIHSLIKTADPELKKHLDVCLEMYDITISETEDAKTALKAHDYETVIVASDSCMTNAETCTDTTTGAPPLQQENKNMRYLCETFVVVSSHLL